Within the Malus sylvestris chromosome 4, drMalSylv7.2, whole genome shotgun sequence genome, the region CCGTAAACCAACTCCGCCACGTCAACCGCTCAGTGATCCGATCCGGATTACCGATTCCACAGCCACCGCTCGCCGActgtctccaaaatcggcatCTTCCACTCCTCGGACAGGTTCGTCTCCTTCAACTCTCTTCTGCTAATACTCCGTTTGATTCTAGAGAAAAAGCAAGTAAAGATTCAAGATTTCGCGTTatttatttcccttttgtttctcTGCCTCCAAACAGCTCGAGCTTATTTCATTTtctgtattttgtttttttatttttttttgtattcgaTTGGACCGCAGTCGTTGACGATTTATCAAAGATGTCTTTTTTCGACGACACCCAATACTACGTTGGAAAAGCAAGGAATCCCAGATCCCAAAACCTCAGAAAATGCAAATTCTGGTAATTCTGGTAAATCTGGTGATTCTGGTGAAGGGAGCAAATCTGGGGAATCAAGTGAAAGTAGTAATGCTGGCAAATCTATTCGCGGAGGGGTAATCTTTACAATGGCCATATAACGATTTTTCTTAGTTATTTCAATGTGAAAATGTGATTGACGTTTCGATTGATTTTGTTGGTGATTTTGCAGCCTGTTTCGTGGTTGAGTTTTCTGCTGCTGGTGGCGACTGGAGCCGGAATTATACTCTATTACGATAAGGAAAAGAGACAACATATTCAAGGTAGACTACTATGGTGAGTTGGATTGTATGTGAGTTTTGCATGTGGGACTTGAATTCATGACTCTGCAACTTTGTCAACGCTGCTCTTTAATCTTGCCCGTGTTGTATTTGATGCGTAACGAATACCTGTCATCAAGTTTTTATGCTATGCCAAATGGATTTTCCTGTCCAAAATAAGCTTAAATAAGCTTTGTAGTTGTGTCATCAATCTACTGCCAATGCTGATATGAGGTTAGAGTAGCCTTTTGTTCTGTTCTCTCTAAGAATGCTTTCAGCTTTGACTCAGAAGACGATGGTTGTGTACTTAAAAGCTTAAATACTTAATTTATGCACTTCAAGCCTTCGATAAGTATAACACTTTCCCGCCAGCTTGGTCAGTTCACTTGTAGATTAAGCTGCTTAATGTTGATTCAAGTCAGTGATAAATACTCATACATCTATATTAGGCACACAATACATGACTAAGCACACCCATGTCACCTATTAAATATGCCTTTTTGATTGAGTACTTCACTTTGTATTCTTGTTCATTTCGAATATTTATATCCGGTTAAATTCAGGGTAGAGTAAAATGTAATTAATGTTGTATCAACTCATTGCTTCTCTTGTTTTCTCATAAGGCATCGAAGCTCAGTGCttgttttttctcttctttactTCCTTTAAAATGGCATTTGTTCTATtaattgacttttttttttttctgcagaaATATTTAAAGCGTCAAAGGAAGTAAAGCGGGGACCATCTGTGGGAAAAGCTGCCATTGGGGGTCCATTCAATCTTATCAACCATGATGGGAAGCGAGTAACTGAAAAAGATTTTTTGGGGAAATGGACATTGATGTACTTTGGTTTCACTCACTGCCCTGATATCTGCCCAGATGAGTTAGTAAAGCTAGCTGCTGCAGTTGATAAATTACGTAAGTCTTGCGTTTTTACGAGGGtctacccttttttttttcttctcgcAGATAGTGCAAATCATAAAATCTCAATAGGCTTGATCTCTAGCTTTTATTCTCTGTATTCTCAAGCATGTGATGCCTGAAATTTTTGGTCTGTTGTGTGAGTTCAGAGAAAGATGCAGGGATTGAGATAGTACCCCTGTTCATATCCGTTGATCCTGAAAGAGATACCGTTGAGCAAGTCCGTGAATATGTGAAAGGTACATCTCAAGATTTTAGTGTGCACCATAGAGCTAGTAAGAACGACCATACATCAGATAATGTAAGTTTTTAACCTGATGTTTTCTCAACTATCTCAGAGTTTCATCCAAAGCTGATTGGCTTAACTGGTAACCCGGATGAGATACGGAGTGTCGCTCGTGCATATCGTGTGTACTATATGAAGACAACAGAAGAAGATTCAGATTATCTTGTGGATCATTCCATTGTCATGTATGTATCAACATTTTCTTGAGTGGAAGTTGAAAAATTAGTTGTTTGTGTCATTCTGATGTTGAAATCAATGATTATTTTGTGCAGGTACTTGATGAGCCCCGAGATGGAATTCGTGAAATTTTTCGGGAAGAACAATGATGTCGATTCACTTGCTGAAGGTATAACAAAAGAGATAAAGCAGTACAAAAAGTAGCGACTTAGTTTTCCTTTCATTGCAAGTGAATAACATTTGCATGGTTACTTTTCAAAGTTACCTTACGAGGCGAAAGCTCGTTCCTCGTTTTCCTCTTTTTGATAGTTGCCGTTATCTAAGTTGAGAGAATGTAACGAGGCGATTATATTTGAAAAACTGATTTCATTTTTCAATCCAAGACATTTCATGGAGTGACaattttcattaaagttatCCGAATTTCAGGATTACGATTTAGTGGTATTCTTTCACTTTTAAGAGacaggtcttaggtttgattctcgccaaaggcgaatttaaaccacattattactaacccaTTATAAGGCTAAACCTGCTTTCACTATAACATGAGTATGAAAATTCACTTTTTAACACTCTCATGTGTTTAGTAACATACATGGAATTAGAAAGTGCAATTTTCCCGTTGAAATTTGTAATCAAATACTTAACAACGAATAAAATACTTAATAACGAATCAATCATGAAGCCATTCAGGCCGGATTGTTCATGGTGCTGAATGATGCCCTCATGAGTCATGTTCCTATTCCATCACCAGTCAATGAAATCCGACCATGACACGATGAGTGCTGAAGAACAATGAAGCATATCGACAGGTTGCGCTCTATAAGCCTTTGTACGGTGACATCTTACATGGTTTTACATAAAACTAACTGCGACAGTAGAGTATTTAGGTGACATTGAAGCTAATTATTAAACTaaccctaattaacttgggTACAAAAACCACTTCTTATTTAACCAAGGCTATTATAGTCGCGTTTTCTCGACCCAGTTTGCCTTGTGTTTGCGCGCCTTCTACAGTGCCTGTCATCTCAGTTTCCATGATTATCATACTTTCACACAGGTACGGGGCATAGATGCAACTTCCTCACCTGATAAAATGTGTTTCTGTAAGATTTCCTACCAAAATACCTATTATTTGAACAAGAATCGCTATCCAGTCCTACCTCCGGTAACAGATTACTCTTCAAGAAGGGGTTAAAGCTGCACATGCCTTTGGGATTCACCTGTCGACTTCTTTTGGGATAATGGCCTTGCCGAGATAGACCTGTTGCATCTCGTCTCTCCAGATCTGCAAGCACAGTGATTGGTACGTCTCTTAGTTCTTTCAGTCTTCCCCAAGGCTTGTTTGTGTgggcgtgtgtgtgtgtgtgaaagagagagagagagagagagagatgaagcaTAGAACAAGCATGACTGGAAGAAATCTCAGAGAAAGTTCCACACCGTATCACGAAATTCCAACCGGATATGAGGCACATTTGTTCTGTGGATATCATTTCCATCTGGTCCTCTCTTGTAGTACTCTCTGCCGATCCAGTGTGACTGCACCACAAAATTTGATGACTTACGTTCATGTTCAACAGTAGAGAACTAATCGGACATATCATATGCCATTACAGAGAAATCATAGAAATAAAAACTTATCACAAACCAAGTGCAGATTGGGGAAACTAATATAAATGTGGTTCATATACTAAAGAAATCAATTGCACACTCAATTCTAGTATATCTAGTTAGATGTGGGAACTATAGATTATGTAAATTCAGTAGCGCAGTAACTTACCTTCAATGCATGTGAAAATCCTGATTGGTAGACCGAATTACGGGCAATTTCACATAGATCACATGAGCTCAATTTCCATACCTGTGTAAAGGAAGAACTTATAAATAAATGGGTCTTTATAacctttagagagagagagagagagagagagagagcttacaGAAGCAGCTATACTATATTCTTCCACCAAAGGCTCTTTTGTTAAGTGGATTTGGAGAGGATCATCGGTGGAAAGAGAAACATTAAGACCCCGTAAGAAAAACATAGGAAAAGGATTCCgatggtagtccaaaaacaacGAATTGTTGCTCAGGGGTGACATAGCCAGACCAATCTGATGAGACAAACAACACATGGCAGCCAATAAAAAATCGCAAAAGATAAAGACGTTTATATAAAATAAGAAATTCTTCCTTACCTGGGATAAATAATACAGATATTGAAGTACAGGAGATTTTCTCAAATTGATTCCATGCGCAATATTAGTTGCGGTAAGAAAGGTTGCAGCAAGGTGGTCAATGTCACCAGCCTGAAAAATATTGAATAAATGACTTCGCATTATGTAATACTTGTGATCAAATAGAAAATATCTTTTAATAAATACCTCCCCAGAATGTGGACGGAGATTGATTGTCGTCATGCCCTTAGATTCACGAAGCTGAAAACAAAAATCCAACAGTTCAGCACTTAATGCCAATTTATGACAAACTTATATGAAGTGTCATCACAATTACAAAGACTAAAAACGAGATAAGCAACCACTAAACATCGTAAAGAAACCTAATAACAACCAAAGTTCGTGGAATCTAAGCCCTGGTGTTGCAACCAAAGCAAACGAGACTGACAacattggaaaaagaaaagcaaagaaGGATTTCCAATAAGCTATATGCTGCTCTAGTCACAAAGCTGTTCAAACTTGTATGGGGAATATAATTTAGGTAATAGAACACATAGTATGGCATAAAAATCTCTGGACTGCAGAATATGTACCTTGTTTAATGTGTAGAGATTAGCATAACAGTAGTACACGTAGTATGAAAATGCAGGATTGAATACATTGGTCCATTGTGCTGGCGTTGGCATGTGTTTTGTGGGGCGTCTTTCAGGTTTGCTTTCATCATCCACCAAATCTAACCCCACAACCTGTAAGATCAAACATGTTTAACTCAAGcatttattttggaaatatatAAATGCTTCAAAAACGTGAAACGCAcacacgagagagagagagagagagagagagagagagagagagagagagatgtttcaGGGGAAAAATTGTAGAATTTGACAAGATGGCAAACCTGTTTCAGGAAAACGTGCAACTGTGGATGGGAATCTGGATCTACAGTAACCTCAAACAGTGGAATAAAGATATTGTCGAGAATGTTCTGAAATGATGTTACAATTCCCATTTCCTTGTATATATTGTACAGCCGGGGCAGCTGGAAGAAGGAAAATACAAGAACCAAACGTATGAGTAGCATTCAAGACTTTTACCCGAAAAAAGTGCTTAAGTGGAACAGTACCATACAATCCCAAGATTCTTATAAATGTCACAGAGAACTGCAAATTTTGCGTTTTACCTGAATCAACCAAACAACATTCTCACTGTACAATTCATTGTTCACTATCCAACTAGCCATTTGGTCCCACTCACTCTGCTTCCTACCATATATCGATATCCTGTACTCAGCCATCTGCAGGAGAAAAATGGAACATCAGGCGAGGCTGATTATCCAAACATGCAGAAAGATAACCCAGACACACGATAAGGAGAGAGAAGGTTGAGGAAGTGGCCATTGGTTCCATATCAATGACATTGAACATTCAGACATGGCAAGCGAAAGATAACACAGAAACCTAAATCTTATCCACATATGCCTATGGTTAAATGAATTTAGATATAACTCATTGGGGAATCAAGAAATCACACAATTAAAAACGCCACTACAATGTGGAGTATTAATCTCATCTTAACAAGCATACTTGCAAAAGAAACAATTACAAAGAGAAGATAGAAACTAGAACAAGCATAAAAACCTATCTGCAACCTGGAGCAAGGAAGCACCTGATATTTACTGGCAGCAAGATCAGAAAACACTTGTTTTGTCAGCTCAGCAAGGAAACGTCCTATTCAAGAAGAGAGTATCAAATCCAACAATCTATACATTGATCAACGACTAAAAAACTAAGCTTCATCAAAACTGATTTGAAGTGGATAGAAACAATTACTCAAGCCCATGGCTTAAGAATCTAATTATTCACTATAACCCAGTAACCTTATAATAgttaaaggtcgtacccagtgcacaaggctcccgctttacgcaaggtctgggagaggtgaatgtcggctagccttacccccatttatggagaggctgctcccaaagtAACCTTATAATAGTtgagaaaacaaaaaactataCCTTGAATAAGATTATCCTGCTTAAGGAAAATCTCCCGGAGCCTACTTTGACCACAGGGGTTGTACTTAAGATTAAACTTATCAAAACGATGAAACGTGCTCTTGTCAGCATGAACATCCAAAAGGTCAACATTTAGGTCGTACCTGTGGAAACAAATGTGAAAAGATATAACATCCTGTAGCTTAAAATATACATTAGAGATACATGAACAAGGATTGATAGTAGGACTCGAAATGcatctttttattaattaaaataggCAAAAGAATACCCAGTCAAATCCAAACTCTCAAAAACCTCTTTCAAGGTCAAATAGGTTCCATCTCTAAATATTACAACCTGACAAGAAGCACAGAACTTGAGGTATTAGTGAAAATCATGCAATAACCATAACCAACATTATAATAAATCTCATTGAAACCAACAGTTGAGTGACCATATGCATAGCACCTTACAAACTTGATAGTTTGGAATGATTATCCACAGTTGACAGAAataaatggaagaaaaaaaaagaaaatcactCGACAACATATCTACATAACAATTTCAAATTACCTCATCAGGCTCCTTCCTCAACTTTGATTTTATAAACCTCAAAAGATGTTTCTGGTTCATGCATGCTGAGTGATGAACATGTGTATCTACTTTTCTGACATTATAAAAGTCACGATGAGGAGCACTCTTCTGAGCCAGAAACTCCCTATCCGCATTAAGCATTAAGTGAAGATTGAATTTCTGAATGACAGACAAATAAGAACATTGTCAAACAACTATTACTACTCCAGCATAGAAAGATCATTGGAAGGAATCTTAATGAGTAATATTAATTATCAACACAAGTCTGTTTACTTGTTCCAGAAGATTCAGCCGATGATGGCATAAAGTTCTGATATTCCCTGCTGCTGTAACTCGGAGTATGTGATGTAGGTCAGTGAAAAAGGTGGTTGCATCAGCAACAGGAAAAAGTTCTTTTGCTGCAAAAGAGGAGGGAGGGTAAATGTGCATCAAGATCTGTACATAGGAAATTCATCATGAATAAAAATCCCTCAGATCtgacaaacaaaaaaagaatacACAAAAACAGCCACTTACAGTCTTTATTTGGATACACATGAACAACCCCATCTTGCATTTCGAAATAATGCTGCCGAATAAAGGAGAAGGTTAATTGCACAACAGAAGAACACAGGTTTCCTGAGTTATAGCTTATAGACTAAATTAACAAGTAAAAACTCACATCAGACTTCCCCTCAGAAGTATAAGAAAATGGAGCTGGGTTAGGTTTTGGGGTACTTGGGTCTGATATAATTTCTTTCTCCCACGGAGCAACTGTCTCAGTGAATAAATATCTTTTTCGCAATTCGAGGCATTCTTGAAGAACCACGTAGACCTCCGCTTCATCGTTAGATGGCACTTCTGAAAAAATTATAGACAAAGATAGAACCATGAAGATGACATCCTAACTCCCCAGTTTCAATATTACAATTTACAGTCAGCTTCTTAAAACCAGTTAAAAAACGCAATCAGTAACTAATTAAAACCAACAAATGGGAAGCGCAAATATGGTGAACAGGGGAAGTTGAGATAACATTGTTCAGATTTTGACCATGAACATTTGTACAACCAGAATATGAGTGCTTCTTCAAACTGATATTGAAATTTAACAGAATTAATATATTACTAGCAttaatatatgaatatattaatatatatggGTTGGGATTCAGGGACACATGCTTTTGACACCCATTTTGTAGGGCCCACTTGGTAAtgtatttcaatgatccaaactGCCTATACTTTAGTACATTATTcatatagatcatccttgcaaactatagaaaaatccaaaaccattaagacattcatttgtagtaaagaaaatgaacaaATATGGTTCAACAAAGAAACACTAAATTTAATCCTACAGTCATGGTTTCGGATTTGGGTGATTTTGGGTAGACATGATCTTTGAGGTAAAACATAAAAGGTAGACGGTTGGATTGCTGAAATACATTATAGAGTGGGCCCCACAAAAACGTGTGTCAAAAACATGTGTCCCCGGATCCTAACACTAtataaaatatacatatatatatatatatatatatatatacgattATTTGCTTTAGTATCTATTTAATGAGCAGCAAAGAGTCATGTTCAATCATATACAGCAAGTCTATCCAAAACACTTCACGGGTACACATCTTTGTAAATATatgtgataagctcatatttatatatattttacatcaaattcacttctcttttcttagttagttccttatatttttgagctatttactttgtttttgtgttttgtgggatttgtcaagcaaagaaaagaaaaatagcacaagtgggattttaagtaacaaattcgtcaaaactgcctgtgcagatcagctgactttggaagcaagtttcgaacagctcagaatgaattagagaatgagccttatatgcttggaaagctacggatgtctattttctggagcatttcgcggattgttaatatcatttttctagaagaagttatggccattttaacactgaaaggttttcaagacgctgagcagtttgtaactgcattgaaggcaataaatccaataaaactagcagccaaaactgatgcagccaagaacaagtcagctgacacctattcaaatatcagaggaaatggaattaaaaatgaggattaagagggagtaattggcataaaggctacctaaagtgttacaattgttttaccacatttcctctcacttattgtcatcactaaatggctattagtgggtgagttaaggagaagaaaatgatgcagcaagaatgggtttaaaagcagcattggggaaggaaggaagggggGAGGAGGCCTCGGTCGATTTCTttcggttctatcttctcaaactcatgtctttcttttggtttaatttgagaactatgtgcaactaaatttttagaagttaggggctgttttgaagccccgaatatgattgcaattttgttatgacattttgtttgaattacttttatgaatggatgaaaattggttcactacttgtctcattgatgaattctttatttgttttctatggatgcatacgtagtaagcatatctaggattctaatgctatgaatatgtgtgtgcctgcccttgtcgaatgaggacctacatatattctagagtagtacttgttaattgcgattaacatgtgaaccaagttctaggataagtaagacaacgccagtacttacgatgccttgtgataactcaaactcttttcgttcttaatgatttctacttgttaaatctatgaacacgacATTCTAGATtacatgctagggactaagttaagttgaaaacaccattctcttaacatactacgtaagaaagagtaataggttgagttctaacattgagccaacttgagcatcttcatccggaaataaaaggaatttgaatgaaacataacatgtttgcatgattatttggtagtggatagcaattcccctaactcgtttttcttaatttgtgaactacttaaaatttgtttctacctgtttttgttcgatttaatttaaatagcaaatcaactccaaaaatcccaaaaatttgtgtgagtgtagctttgtgtgtctagtatctgcatataaaatttcgtagactttagataagtataagtcggtctaataattatttttcggtggctggtcagtagggacaacaacccagtttttgtgacattttaggtagttagataaaacaatcttctgcgggaaagacccttattttcatgggaactttaacgaaaagcacccggtactgttcac harbors:
- the LOC126619188 gene encoding AMP deaminase-like — translated: MESYALHLAMAALVGASVVAVSAYYMHRKTLTQLLEFAKTVEKEREGDSDGGGGGGDSPQNMKKRRSHARRKGNGYYRRNAASLPDVTAISGGIDGDDHRRNGFLPVDGIPAGLPRLHTLPEGKSTELANSVKRTGSLIRPISPKSPVASASAFESVEGSDDEDNMTDNSKLGTVGPDGKIIYENLPNHVNANGEQIPIAPTSMIRSHSVSGDLHGVQPDPIAADILRKEPEQETFARLKITPIEVPSNDEAEVYVVLQECLELRKRYLFTETVAPWEKEIISDPSTPKPNPAPFSYTSEGKSDHYFEMQDGVVHVYPNKDSKELFPVADATTFFTDLHHILRVTAAGNIRTLCHHRLNLLEQKFNLHLMLNADREFLAQKSAPHRDFYNVRKVDTHVHHSACMNQKHLLRFIKSKLRKEPDEVVIFRDGTYLTLKEVFESLDLTGYDLNVDLLDVHADKSTFHRFDKFNLKYNPCGQSRLREIFLKQDNLIQGRFLAELTKQVFSDLAASKYQMAEYRISIYGRKQSEWDQMASWIVNNELYSENVVWLIQLPRLYNIYKEMGIVTSFQNILDNIFIPLFEVTVDPDSHPQLHVFLKQVVGLDLVDDESKPERRPTKHMPTPAQWTNVFNPAFSYYVYYCYANLYTLNKLRESKGMTTINLRPHSGEAGDIDHLAATFLTATNIAHGINLRKSPVLQYLYYLSQIGLAMSPLSNNSLFLDYHRNPFPMFFLRGLNVSLSTDDPLQIHLTKEPLVEEYSIAASVWKLSSCDLCEIARNSVYQSGFSHALKSHWIGREYYKRGPDGNDIHRTNVPHIRLEFRDTIWRDEMQQVYLGKAIIPKEVDR
- the LOC126619189 gene encoding protein SCO1 homolog 1, mitochondrial-like; translation: MASIISRTVNQLRHVNRSVIRSGLPIPQPPLADCLQNRHLPLLGQSLTIYQRCLFSTTPNTTLEKQGIPDPKTSENANSGNSGKSGDSGEGSKSGESSESSNAGKSIRGGPVSWLSFLLLVATGAGIILYYDKEKRQHIQEIFKASKEVKRGPSVGKAAIGGPFNLINHDGKRVTEKDFLGKWTLMYFGFTHCPDICPDELVKLAAAVDKLQKDAGIEIVPLFISVDPERDTVEQVREYVKEFHPKLIGLTGNPDEIRSVARAYRVYYMKTTEEDSDYLVDHSIVMYLMSPEMEFVKFFGKNNDVDSLAEGITKEIKQYKK